In Halogeometricum sp. S1BR25-6, a single genomic region encodes these proteins:
- a CDS encoding metal-dependent hydrolase, giving the protein MYWKGHCGVSLLVFAPAGFALVRLGRPDLAFVAGATMLWLTMLPDVDHKVPGLPHRGPTHSLFFAALVGGVFAGVARALSSVDAGLGDAGLAVLAGGSLTVFAFCLGFLTVLAHLLGDALTPMGVNFLWPLSGRRDTVSAWRADNTLANYALFGLGVFAAAGALYAAVAV; this is encoded by the coding sequence ATGTACTGGAAGGGCCACTGCGGCGTCTCGCTGCTCGTCTTCGCGCCCGCCGGGTTCGCCCTCGTCCGCCTCGGCCGCCCGGACCTCGCGTTCGTCGCCGGCGCGACGATGCTGTGGCTGACGATGCTGCCGGACGTGGACCACAAGGTGCCGGGCCTGCCGCACCGCGGGCCGACCCACTCGCTTTTCTTCGCCGCCCTCGTCGGCGGCGTCTTCGCCGGCGTCGCCCGCGCGCTGTCGTCCGTCGACGCGGGCCTCGGCGACGCCGGACTCGCCGTCCTCGCGGGCGGGAGCCTGACCGTCTTCGCGTTCTGCCTCGGCTTTCTCACCGTCCTCGCGCACCTGCTCGGCGACGCGCTCACGCCGATGGGCGTGAACTTCCTGTGGCCGCTCTCCGGCCGCCGCGACACCGTCTCGGCGTGGCGCGCGGACAACACGCTCGCCAACTACGCGCTGTTCGGACTGGGCGTGTTCGCCGCCGCGGGCGCACTCTATGCGGCCGTCGCGGTCTGA
- a CDS encoding universal stress protein, whose product MYERILVPVDGSDGSEEVLYHAGEMAQRTDGEVTLLFVADTSRDSVTVVENDVVDALEQEGTDIVDDAGGVLDSLGVEYSTDVVQGDVVPTIVDYAEEYDYDAVVMPTQGQQGLSKQLLGSVTEKVVRLSERPVVTVRTGTERSLSFPYDRVLVATDGSSTATYAAEHAVDLAASLGATLHVLSVVDDSLLGLDVRSALSGAEEEEAAEEAVENVVLAAESRDVDVESHVEHGSPHEAILDAIESYDIDAVVMGTTGKGAVDRILLGSVAEKTVRTSPVPVVTVHESSE is encoded by the coding sequence ATGTACGAGCGCATACTCGTGCCGGTCGACGGCAGCGACGGCTCCGAGGAAGTCCTGTACCACGCGGGCGAGATGGCGCAGCGGACCGACGGCGAAGTCACGCTGCTGTTCGTCGCCGACACGAGCAGGGACAGCGTCACCGTCGTCGAGAACGACGTGGTCGACGCCCTCGAACAGGAGGGGACCGACATCGTCGACGACGCCGGCGGGGTGCTCGACTCGCTGGGCGTCGAGTACTCGACGGACGTGGTGCAGGGCGACGTGGTCCCCACCATCGTCGACTACGCCGAGGAGTACGACTACGACGCCGTCGTGATGCCCACGCAGGGACAGCAGGGGCTCTCGAAGCAGTTGCTGGGAAGCGTCACGGAGAAGGTCGTCCGCCTCTCCGAGCGCCCGGTCGTCACGGTCCGCACGGGAACCGAGCGGTCGCTGTCGTTCCCCTACGACCGAGTTCTCGTGGCGACGGACGGGAGTTCGACGGCGACGTACGCGGCCGAGCACGCCGTCGACCTGGCGGCGTCGCTCGGCGCGACGCTGCACGTGCTCAGCGTCGTCGACGACTCGCTGCTCGGACTCGACGTGCGCTCTGCGCTCTCCGGGGCCGAGGAGGAGGAGGCCGCAGAGGAGGCCGTCGAGAACGTCGTTCTCGCGGCCGAGTCCCGCGACGTCGACGTCGAGAGCCACGTCGAGCACGGGTCGCCGCACGAAGCCATCCTCGACGCTATCGAGTCGTACGACATCGACGCCGTCGTGATGGGGACGACGGGCAAGGGCGCCGTCGACCGCATCCTCCTCGGAAGCGTCGCCGAGAAGACGGTCCGCACGTCGCCGGTGCCGGTGGTCACCGTCCACGAGTCCTCGGAGTAA
- a CDS encoding DUF2267 domain-containing protein, translating to MDFDTFLGEVESRGQLASTEDALRATRITFEALGRRVDAEDAERLGAQLPGELERFLTKEDAVERFAWGEFVGRLVEAGDYDEGAGGTAAYHARVVLSVVDDATTEGAVGAVRERLPAEEDWDELFALVDRSGQAADAE from the coding sequence ATGGACTTCGACACCTTCCTCGGCGAGGTGGAGAGCCGCGGACAGCTCGCGTCGACCGAGGATGCCCTCAGGGCGACGCGTATCACGTTCGAGGCGCTCGGCCGGCGCGTCGACGCGGAGGACGCAGAACGCCTCGGAGCGCAACTCCCCGGCGAACTCGAACGATTCCTTACGAAGGAGGACGCCGTCGAGCGCTTCGCGTGGGGGGAGTTCGTCGGGCGACTCGTCGAAGCGGGCGACTACGACGAGGGCGCGGGCGGCACCGCCGCCTACCACGCGCGGGTCGTCCTGAGCGTCGTCGACGACGCGACCACCGAGGGAGCGGTCGGGGCCGTCCGCGAACGACTCCCCGCCGAGGAGGACTGGGACGAACTGTTCGCGCTGGTCGACCGAAGCGGGCAGGCGGCCGACGCGGAGTAG
- a CDS encoding peroxidase-related enzyme (This protein belongs to a clade of uncharacterized proteins related to peroxidases such as the alkylhydroperoxidase AhpD.) — translation MADDAMTRFPVPDYEDLPEDLRERIDEETERAGFTPNVFSAFAYKPSHFRAFFAYHDALVEDSALDREEIEMIIVAVSGVNHCYYCNVAHGALVRIYAKDPTLADQLVANYRQADISERRMAMLDVAVKLTESPREVTEADVERLAEAGYSEEAIWDIASVTAMFNLSNRMAMFADMRPNEEFHTLGRETRE, via the coding sequence CTGGCCGACGACGCGATGACCCGATTCCCGGTGCCCGACTACGAGGACCTCCCCGAGGACCTCAGAGAGCGAATCGACGAGGAGACCGAGCGCGCGGGGTTCACGCCGAACGTCTTCTCGGCGTTCGCGTACAAACCGAGTCACTTCCGCGCGTTCTTCGCCTACCACGACGCCCTCGTTGAGGACTCCGCGCTCGACCGCGAGGAGATAGAGATGATAATCGTCGCCGTCTCGGGCGTCAACCACTGTTACTACTGCAACGTCGCCCACGGCGCCCTCGTCCGCATCTACGCGAAGGACCCGACGCTCGCGGACCAACTCGTCGCCAACTACCGGCAGGCCGACATCTCCGAGCGGCGGATGGCGATGCTCGACGTCGCGGTGAAACTCACCGAGTCGCCGCGCGAGGTGACCGAGGCGGACGTCGAGCGACTGGCCGAGGCGGGCTACTCCGAGGAGGCTATCTGGGACATCGCCTCCGTGACGGCGATGTTCAACCTCTCGAACCGCATGGCGATGTTCGCGGACATGCGACCGAACGAGGAGTTCCACACGCTGGGGCGCGAGACGCGGGAGTAG
- a CDS encoding CopG family ribbon-helix-helix protein: MRTSLNVPDDVLAEFDAVWEAEGLDSRSRAIREAMLEYVESHTRLEEAEGDIAAVVAFDYEHESVIRELHTVQHEFEDIIEATSHTHHGHWCFEVAFCDGPAEGVRRLVYRLRDFDAVRRVSVLSLTMSEA; the protein is encoded by the coding sequence ATGCGAACGAGTTTGAACGTCCCCGACGACGTCCTCGCGGAGTTCGACGCGGTGTGGGAAGCCGAGGGCCTCGACTCGCGTTCGCGGGCGATACGCGAGGCGATGCTGGAGTACGTCGAGTCGCACACGCGACTGGAGGAGGCCGAAGGGGACATCGCGGCCGTCGTCGCCTTCGACTACGAACACGAGTCCGTCATCCGCGAGTTGCACACCGTCCAGCACGAGTTCGAGGACATCATCGAGGCGACGAGTCACACGCACCACGGTCACTGGTGCTTCGAGGTGGCGTTCTGCGACGGGCCGGCCGAGGGCGTGCGGCGACTCGTCTACCGCCTGCGCGACTTCGACGCCGTCCGCCGCGTGTCCGTCCTCTCGTTGACTATGTCCGAGGCCTGA
- a CDS encoding cold-shock protein → MAKGTVAFFNDTGGYGFIESEESDEDVFFHMEDVGGPDLEEGQEVEFDIEQADKGPRATNLQRL, encoded by the coding sequence ATGGCGAAAGGTACGGTTGCGTTCTTTAACGACACCGGCGGTTACGGATTTATCGAAAGCGAAGAGTCGGACGAAGACGTCTTCTTCCATATGGAAGACGTCGGCGGCCCGGACCTCGAAGAGGGCCAGGAAGTCGAGTTCGACATCGAACAGGCGGACAAGGGTCCCCGAGCGACGAATCTTCAGCGCCTGTAA